A window from Carassius gibelio isolate Cgi1373 ecotype wild population from Czech Republic chromosome B3, carGib1.2-hapl.c, whole genome shotgun sequence encodes these proteins:
- the LOC127952686 gene encoding microtubule-associated protein tau-like isoform X1, giving the protein MDHQDHMNSGQVGDSQHSPGNNIASGVANMTIGDSHQQDMKNGRASHMGPGDGPVKEDLTPGSLPESGRSSAASVDGEGERENGQKESSVSSRESPVSLHPLPTTLADDLGSGIMGFDSQVKKSPSEKMTDHHSTSGSEEEEKEEHEMEKSERRSGSPSVEEAPRSAINIKEDEEEDKETVSDEEEEETRISLVPSSVTPDLTTQKGETIDDEQETPSHLPMTPEEAKKRGLSFDYTEPQDPSRQGGPVGWECSSDKTPPESKSPDSCRADPGSPLSPSAAAEPTQEESSLTDLQTDAQEEEEEAEVPEPEQVEEATTIPPSFQEVAAPKLQPKAEEHREHEEVKEIKQEKYLETSDDDQINTEKVKPVAKPEPVAVPQPVAKTEPEAKDAVKPSVTTKAPSKAAPIKESPAEKTKKPVATVAATPSPKSAPKLQKTPSKDAAPARKASVPSKAKAGAGATPEKKAGDAKTKTAGAKPQGVGIKIPAASRMEQRKAGPGSIERADSPKTPDRSGCSSPASRSSTPGQQVKKVAVVRTPPKSPGSLRSRAPIAPVAPMPDLKNVKSKIGSTENIKYQPGGGKVQIVHKKIDLSNVQSKCGSKVNIHHKPGGGNVEIKSEKLDFKGQSKVGSLENIGHVPGGGQRRIESHKLSFREQAKARTDHGAEIVYQSPDISMDGSPRRLSNVSSSGSINMTDSPQLSTLADQVSASLAKQGL; this is encoded by the exons ATGGACCATCAGGACCACATGAATTCTGGACAGGTGGGTGACTCTCAGCACTCTCCTGGGAACAACATAGCATCTGGTGTAGCCAACATGACCATCGGTGATAGCCATCAACAAGACATGAAGAACGGGAGAGCATCGCATATGGGACCGGGTGATGGGCCAGTGAAAG AAGATTTAACACCCGGAAGTCTGCCCGAGAGTGGCCGGAGCAGTGCGGCATCAGTGGATGGGGAGGGAGAGCGAGAGAACGGGCAAAAGGAGAGCTCTGTCAGCTCAAGAGAGTCTCCAGTGTCTCTACATCCACTACCGACGACTCTAGCTGATGATTTGGGTTCAGGGATCATGGGCTTTGACAGCCAGGTGAAGAAGAGTCCCTCAGAAAAGATGACTGACCATCATAGTACCAGTGGCtctgaggaggaggagaaagaagAACATGAGATGGAGAAATCTGAGAGAAGATCCGGTTCTCCTAGTGTGGAAGAAGCTCCCAGAAGTGCTATCAACATTaaagaggatgaagaagaggacaAAGAAACAGTTAgtgatgaagaagaggaagaaactaGAATTTCCTTGGTGCCCAGTTCTGTCACCCCAGACTTGACAACCCAGAAAGGTGAAACCATTGACGATGAACAAGAAACCCCTTCTCATCTTCCCATGACTCCAGAGGAAGCTAAAAAGCGTGGCCTATCGTTTGACTACACTGAACCTCAGGATCCCAGTCGTCAAGGTGGTCCTGTGGGCTGGGAATGCAGCTCTGACAAAACACCACCGGAAAGCAAGAGCCCCGACTCCTGCAGGGCTGATCCGGGATCACCTCTTTCTCCCAGTGCTGCTGCCGAACCTACCCAAGAGGAATCATCTCTAACAGACTTACAAACAGATGctcaggaggaagaagaggaagcagAGGTACCAGAACCTGAACAAGTAGAGGAGGCAACAACCATTCCTCCGTCCTTCCAAGAAGTTGCTGCGCCCAAACTACAGCCTAAGGCAGAGGAACATAGAGAACACGAAGAAGTAAAAGAGATCAAGCAGGAGAAATATTTGGAGACGAGCGATGATGATCAAATTAATACAGAGAAGGTAAAGCCTGTTGCCAAACCTGAGCCTGTTGCTGTTCCCCAACCTGTTGCCAAAACCGAACCTGAAGCTAAGGATGCCGTTAAGCCCAGTGTGACCACAAAAGCACCAAGCAAAGCAGCTCCTATCAAAGAATCTCCTGcagaaaaaacaaagaaacccGTCGCTACAGTTGCTGCCACTCCTTCCCCTAAATCTGCTCCTAAACTTCAGAAAACTCCCTCTAAAGATGCTGCTCCGGCCAGAAAAGCAAGTGTCCCATCCAAAG CCAAGGCTGGAGCAGGGGCAACTCCTGAAAAAAAG GCTGGAGATGCCAAGACAAAGACGGCGGGTGCCAAACCCCAAGGAGTTGGCATCAAAATCCCTG CTGCTTCACGGATGGAGCAGCGAAAGGCAGGACCAGGGTCCATtgaaagag CTGACTCACCTAAAACCCCAGACCGTAGTGGTTGCAGCAGCCCAGCCAGTCGGTCCTCCACCCCTGGACAACAGGTGAAGAAAGTGGCGGTGGTGCGCACCCCTCCCAAATCACCTGGTTCACTGAGATCTCGCGCCCCGATCGCTCCTGTTGCACCCATGCCTGACCTGAAGAACGTCAAGTCCAAGATCGGCTCCACCGAGAACATCAAATACCAACCTGGAGGCGGGAAG GTTCAGATAGTGCACAAAAAGATCGACCTAAGCAACGTCCAATCAAAGTGTGGCTCCAAGGTCAACATTCATCACAAACCGG GAGGTGGAAATGTGGAGATCAAATCTGAGAAGCTGGATTTCAAAGGCCAGTCAAAAGTTGGATCTCTGGAGAACATTGGACATGTTCCTGGGGGCGGACAGAGGAGG ATTGAGAGCCACAAGCTGAGTTTCCGAGAGCAAGCCAAAGCACGCACCGACCACGGCGCTGAGATCGTGTACCAGTCCCCCGACATTTCCATGGATGGATCGCCCCGCCGCCTCAGCAACGTGTCTTCCTCCGGCAGCATCAACATGACCGACTCCCCACAACTGTCCACGCTAGCTGATCAGGTGTCGGCCTCCCTCGCTAAACAAGGCCTGTGA
- the LOC127952686 gene encoding microtubule-associated protein tau-like isoform X4, translating to MDHQDHMNSGQVGDSQHSPGNNIASGVANMTIGDSHQQDMKNGRASHMGPGDGPVKEDLTPGSLPESGRSSAASVDGEGERENGQKESSVSSRESPVSLHPLPTTLADDLGSGIMGFDSQVKKSPSEKMTDHHSTSGSEEEEKEEHEMEKSERRSGSPSVEEAPRSAINIKEDEEEDKETVSDEEEEETRISLVPSSVTPDLTTQKGETIDDEQETPSHLPMTPEEAKKRGLSFDYTEPQDPSRQGGPVGWECSSDKTPPESKSPDSCRADPGSPLSPSAAAEPTQEESSLTDLQTDAQEEEEEAEVPEPEQVEEATTIPPSFQEVAAPKLQPKAEEHREHEEVKEIKQEKYLETSDDDQINTEKVKPVAKPEPVAVPQPVAKTEPEAKDAVKPSVTTKAPSKAAPIKESPAEKTKKPVATVAATPSPKSAPKLQKTPSKDAAPARKASVPSKAKAGAGATPEKKAGDAKTKTAGAKPQGVGIKIPAASRMEQRKAGPGSIERADSPKTPDRSGCSSPASRSSTPGQQVKKVAVVRTPPKSPGSLRSRAPIAPVAPMPDLKNVKSKIGSTENIKYQPGGGKVQIVHKKIDLSNVQSKCGSKVNIHHKPGGGNVEIKSEKLDFKGQSKVGSLENIGHVPGGGQRRREKGKEAEPQAANASSNGDAVHSIDVDMTFDLPSSEGNSLVKSEGLN from the exons ATGGACCATCAGGACCACATGAATTCTGGACAGGTGGGTGACTCTCAGCACTCTCCTGGGAACAACATAGCATCTGGTGTAGCCAACATGACCATCGGTGATAGCCATCAACAAGACATGAAGAACGGGAGAGCATCGCATATGGGACCGGGTGATGGGCCAGTGAAAG AAGATTTAACACCCGGAAGTCTGCCCGAGAGTGGCCGGAGCAGTGCGGCATCAGTGGATGGGGAGGGAGAGCGAGAGAACGGGCAAAAGGAGAGCTCTGTCAGCTCAAGAGAGTCTCCAGTGTCTCTACATCCACTACCGACGACTCTAGCTGATGATTTGGGTTCAGGGATCATGGGCTTTGACAGCCAGGTGAAGAAGAGTCCCTCAGAAAAGATGACTGACCATCATAGTACCAGTGGCtctgaggaggaggagaaagaagAACATGAGATGGAGAAATCTGAGAGAAGATCCGGTTCTCCTAGTGTGGAAGAAGCTCCCAGAAGTGCTATCAACATTaaagaggatgaagaagaggacaAAGAAACAGTTAgtgatgaagaagaggaagaaactaGAATTTCCTTGGTGCCCAGTTCTGTCACCCCAGACTTGACAACCCAGAAAGGTGAAACCATTGACGATGAACAAGAAACCCCTTCTCATCTTCCCATGACTCCAGAGGAAGCTAAAAAGCGTGGCCTATCGTTTGACTACACTGAACCTCAGGATCCCAGTCGTCAAGGTGGTCCTGTGGGCTGGGAATGCAGCTCTGACAAAACACCACCGGAAAGCAAGAGCCCCGACTCCTGCAGGGCTGATCCGGGATCACCTCTTTCTCCCAGTGCTGCTGCCGAACCTACCCAAGAGGAATCATCTCTAACAGACTTACAAACAGATGctcaggaggaagaagaggaagcagAGGTACCAGAACCTGAACAAGTAGAGGAGGCAACAACCATTCCTCCGTCCTTCCAAGAAGTTGCTGCGCCCAAACTACAGCCTAAGGCAGAGGAACATAGAGAACACGAAGAAGTAAAAGAGATCAAGCAGGAGAAATATTTGGAGACGAGCGATGATGATCAAATTAATACAGAGAAGGTAAAGCCTGTTGCCAAACCTGAGCCTGTTGCTGTTCCCCAACCTGTTGCCAAAACCGAACCTGAAGCTAAGGATGCCGTTAAGCCCAGTGTGACCACAAAAGCACCAAGCAAAGCAGCTCCTATCAAAGAATCTCCTGcagaaaaaacaaagaaacccGTCGCTACAGTTGCTGCCACTCCTTCCCCTAAATCTGCTCCTAAACTTCAGAAAACTCCCTCTAAAGATGCTGCTCCGGCCAGAAAAGCAAGTGTCCCATCCAAAG CCAAGGCTGGAGCAGGGGCAACTCCTGAAAAAAAG GCTGGAGATGCCAAGACAAAGACGGCGGGTGCCAAACCCCAAGGAGTTGGCATCAAAATCCCTG CTGCTTCACGGATGGAGCAGCGAAAGGCAGGACCAGGGTCCATtgaaagag CTGACTCACCTAAAACCCCAGACCGTAGTGGTTGCAGCAGCCCAGCCAGTCGGTCCTCCACCCCTGGACAACAGGTGAAGAAAGTGGCGGTGGTGCGCACCCCTCCCAAATCACCTGGTTCACTGAGATCTCGCGCCCCGATCGCTCCTGTTGCACCCATGCCTGACCTGAAGAACGTCAAGTCCAAGATCGGCTCCACCGAGAACATCAAATACCAACCTGGAGGCGGGAAG GTTCAGATAGTGCACAAAAAGATCGACCTAAGCAACGTCCAATCAAAGTGTGGCTCCAAGGTCAACATTCATCACAAACCGG GAGGTGGAAATGTGGAGATCAAATCTGAGAAGCTGGATTTCAAAGGCCAGTCAAAAGTTGGATCTCTGGAGAACATTGGACATGTTCCTGGGGGCGGACAGAGGAGG AGGGAGAAGGGGAAGGAAGCAGAGCCGCAGGCCGCAAATGCTTCCTCTAATGGGGACGCTGTTCACTCTATTGATGTggacatgacctttgaccttcccTCCTCTGAAGGGAACAGTCTGGTTAAGTCAGAGGGCCTCA ATTGA
- the LOC127952686 gene encoding microtubule-associated protein tau-like isoform X3, whose protein sequence is MDHQDHMNSGQVGDSQHSPGNNIASGVANMTIGDSHQQDMKNGRASHMGPGDGPVKEDLTPGSLPESGRSSAASVDGEGERENGQKESSVSSRESPVSLHPLPTTLADDLGSGIMGFDSQVKKSPSEKMTDHHSTSGSEEEEKEEHEMEKSERRSGSPSVEEAPRSAINIKEDEEEDKETVSDEEEEETRISLVPSSVTPDLTTQKGETIDDEQETPSHLPMTPEEAKKRGLSFDYTEPQDPSRQGGPVGWECSSDKTPPESKSPDSCRADPGSPLSPSAAAEPTQEESSLTDLQTDAQEEEEEAEVPEPEQVEEATTIPPSFQEVAAPKLQPKAEEHREHEEVKEIKQEKYLETSDDDQINTEKVKPVAKPEPVAVPQPVAKTEPEAKDAVKPSVTTKAPSKAAPIKESPAEKTKKPVATVAATPSPKSAPKLQKTPSKDAAPARKASVPSKAKAGAGATPEKKAGDAKTKTAGAKPQGVGIKIPADSPKTPDRSGCSSPASRSSTPGQQVKKVAVVRTPPKSPGSLRSRAPIAPVAPMPDLKNVKSKIGSTENIKYQPGGGKVQIVHKKIDLSNVQSKCGSKVNIHHKPGGGNVEIKSEKLDFKGQSKVGSLENIGHVPGGGQRRIESHKLSFREQAKARTDHGAEIVYQSPDISMDGSPRRLSNVSSSGSINMTDSPQLSTLADQVSASLAKQGL, encoded by the exons ATGGACCATCAGGACCACATGAATTCTGGACAGGTGGGTGACTCTCAGCACTCTCCTGGGAACAACATAGCATCTGGTGTAGCCAACATGACCATCGGTGATAGCCATCAACAAGACATGAAGAACGGGAGAGCATCGCATATGGGACCGGGTGATGGGCCAGTGAAAG AAGATTTAACACCCGGAAGTCTGCCCGAGAGTGGCCGGAGCAGTGCGGCATCAGTGGATGGGGAGGGAGAGCGAGAGAACGGGCAAAAGGAGAGCTCTGTCAGCTCAAGAGAGTCTCCAGTGTCTCTACATCCACTACCGACGACTCTAGCTGATGATTTGGGTTCAGGGATCATGGGCTTTGACAGCCAGGTGAAGAAGAGTCCCTCAGAAAAGATGACTGACCATCATAGTACCAGTGGCtctgaggaggaggagaaagaagAACATGAGATGGAGAAATCTGAGAGAAGATCCGGTTCTCCTAGTGTGGAAGAAGCTCCCAGAAGTGCTATCAACATTaaagaggatgaagaagaggacaAAGAAACAGTTAgtgatgaagaagaggaagaaactaGAATTTCCTTGGTGCCCAGTTCTGTCACCCCAGACTTGACAACCCAGAAAGGTGAAACCATTGACGATGAACAAGAAACCCCTTCTCATCTTCCCATGACTCCAGAGGAAGCTAAAAAGCGTGGCCTATCGTTTGACTACACTGAACCTCAGGATCCCAGTCGTCAAGGTGGTCCTGTGGGCTGGGAATGCAGCTCTGACAAAACACCACCGGAAAGCAAGAGCCCCGACTCCTGCAGGGCTGATCCGGGATCACCTCTTTCTCCCAGTGCTGCTGCCGAACCTACCCAAGAGGAATCATCTCTAACAGACTTACAAACAGATGctcaggaggaagaagaggaagcagAGGTACCAGAACCTGAACAAGTAGAGGAGGCAACAACCATTCCTCCGTCCTTCCAAGAAGTTGCTGCGCCCAAACTACAGCCTAAGGCAGAGGAACATAGAGAACACGAAGAAGTAAAAGAGATCAAGCAGGAGAAATATTTGGAGACGAGCGATGATGATCAAATTAATACAGAGAAGGTAAAGCCTGTTGCCAAACCTGAGCCTGTTGCTGTTCCCCAACCTGTTGCCAAAACCGAACCTGAAGCTAAGGATGCCGTTAAGCCCAGTGTGACCACAAAAGCACCAAGCAAAGCAGCTCCTATCAAAGAATCTCCTGcagaaaaaacaaagaaacccGTCGCTACAGTTGCTGCCACTCCTTCCCCTAAATCTGCTCCTAAACTTCAGAAAACTCCCTCTAAAGATGCTGCTCCGGCCAGAAAAGCAAGTGTCCCATCCAAAG CCAAGGCTGGAGCAGGGGCAACTCCTGAAAAAAAG GCTGGAGATGCCAAGACAAAGACGGCGGGTGCCAAACCCCAAGGAGTTGGCATCAAAATCCCTG CTGACTCACCTAAAACCCCAGACCGTAGTGGTTGCAGCAGCCCAGCCAGTCGGTCCTCCACCCCTGGACAACAGGTGAAGAAAGTGGCGGTGGTGCGCACCCCTCCCAAATCACCTGGTTCACTGAGATCTCGCGCCCCGATCGCTCCTGTTGCACCCATGCCTGACCTGAAGAACGTCAAGTCCAAGATCGGCTCCACCGAGAACATCAAATACCAACCTGGAGGCGGGAAG GTTCAGATAGTGCACAAAAAGATCGACCTAAGCAACGTCCAATCAAAGTGTGGCTCCAAGGTCAACATTCATCACAAACCGG GAGGTGGAAATGTGGAGATCAAATCTGAGAAGCTGGATTTCAAAGGCCAGTCAAAAGTTGGATCTCTGGAGAACATTGGACATGTTCCTGGGGGCGGACAGAGGAGG ATTGAGAGCCACAAGCTGAGTTTCCGAGAGCAAGCCAAAGCACGCACCGACCACGGCGCTGAGATCGTGTACCAGTCCCCCGACATTTCCATGGATGGATCGCCCCGCCGCCTCAGCAACGTGTCTTCCTCCGGCAGCATCAACATGACCGACTCCCCACAACTGTCCACGCTAGCTGATCAGGTGTCGGCCTCCCTCGCTAAACAAGGCCTGTGA
- the LOC127952686 gene encoding microtubule-associated protein tau-like isoform X2 yields the protein MDHQDHMNSGQVGDSQHSPGNNIASGVANMTIGDSHQQDMKNGRASHMGPGDGPVKDLTPGSLPESGRSSAASVDGEGERENGQKESSVSSRESPVSLHPLPTTLADDLGSGIMGFDSQVKKSPSEKMTDHHSTSGSEEEEKEEHEMEKSERRSGSPSVEEAPRSAINIKEDEEEDKETVSDEEEEETRISLVPSSVTPDLTTQKGETIDDEQETPSHLPMTPEEAKKRGLSFDYTEPQDPSRQGGPVGWECSSDKTPPESKSPDSCRADPGSPLSPSAAAEPTQEESSLTDLQTDAQEEEEEAEVPEPEQVEEATTIPPSFQEVAAPKLQPKAEEHREHEEVKEIKQEKYLETSDDDQINTEKVKPVAKPEPVAVPQPVAKTEPEAKDAVKPSVTTKAPSKAAPIKESPAEKTKKPVATVAATPSPKSAPKLQKTPSKDAAPARKASVPSKAKAGAGATPEKKAGDAKTKTAGAKPQGVGIKIPAASRMEQRKAGPGSIERADSPKTPDRSGCSSPASRSSTPGQQVKKVAVVRTPPKSPGSLRSRAPIAPVAPMPDLKNVKSKIGSTENIKYQPGGGKVQIVHKKIDLSNVQSKCGSKVNIHHKPGGGNVEIKSEKLDFKGQSKVGSLENIGHVPGGGQRRIESHKLSFREQAKARTDHGAEIVYQSPDISMDGSPRRLSNVSSSGSINMTDSPQLSTLADQVSASLAKQGL from the exons ATGGACCATCAGGACCACATGAATTCTGGACAGGTGGGTGACTCTCAGCACTCTCCTGGGAACAACATAGCATCTGGTGTAGCCAACATGACCATCGGTGATAGCCATCAACAAGACATGAAGAACGGGAGAGCATCGCATATGGGACCGGGTGATGGGCCAGTGAAAG ATTTAACACCCGGAAGTCTGCCCGAGAGTGGCCGGAGCAGTGCGGCATCAGTGGATGGGGAGGGAGAGCGAGAGAACGGGCAAAAGGAGAGCTCTGTCAGCTCAAGAGAGTCTCCAGTGTCTCTACATCCACTACCGACGACTCTAGCTGATGATTTGGGTTCAGGGATCATGGGCTTTGACAGCCAGGTGAAGAAGAGTCCCTCAGAAAAGATGACTGACCATCATAGTACCAGTGGCtctgaggaggaggagaaagaagAACATGAGATGGAGAAATCTGAGAGAAGATCCGGTTCTCCTAGTGTGGAAGAAGCTCCCAGAAGTGCTATCAACATTaaagaggatgaagaagaggacaAAGAAACAGTTAgtgatgaagaagaggaagaaactaGAATTTCCTTGGTGCCCAGTTCTGTCACCCCAGACTTGACAACCCAGAAAGGTGAAACCATTGACGATGAACAAGAAACCCCTTCTCATCTTCCCATGACTCCAGAGGAAGCTAAAAAGCGTGGCCTATCGTTTGACTACACTGAACCTCAGGATCCCAGTCGTCAAGGTGGTCCTGTGGGCTGGGAATGCAGCTCTGACAAAACACCACCGGAAAGCAAGAGCCCCGACTCCTGCAGGGCTGATCCGGGATCACCTCTTTCTCCCAGTGCTGCTGCCGAACCTACCCAAGAGGAATCATCTCTAACAGACTTACAAACAGATGctcaggaggaagaagaggaagcagAGGTACCAGAACCTGAACAAGTAGAGGAGGCAACAACCATTCCTCCGTCCTTCCAAGAAGTTGCTGCGCCCAAACTACAGCCTAAGGCAGAGGAACATAGAGAACACGAAGAAGTAAAAGAGATCAAGCAGGAGAAATATTTGGAGACGAGCGATGATGATCAAATTAATACAGAGAAGGTAAAGCCTGTTGCCAAACCTGAGCCTGTTGCTGTTCCCCAACCTGTTGCCAAAACCGAACCTGAAGCTAAGGATGCCGTTAAGCCCAGTGTGACCACAAAAGCACCAAGCAAAGCAGCTCCTATCAAAGAATCTCCTGcagaaaaaacaaagaaacccGTCGCTACAGTTGCTGCCACTCCTTCCCCTAAATCTGCTCCTAAACTTCAGAAAACTCCCTCTAAAGATGCTGCTCCGGCCAGAAAAGCAAGTGTCCCATCCAAAG CCAAGGCTGGAGCAGGGGCAACTCCTGAAAAAAAG GCTGGAGATGCCAAGACAAAGACGGCGGGTGCCAAACCCCAAGGAGTTGGCATCAAAATCCCTG CTGCTTCACGGATGGAGCAGCGAAAGGCAGGACCAGGGTCCATtgaaagag CTGACTCACCTAAAACCCCAGACCGTAGTGGTTGCAGCAGCCCAGCCAGTCGGTCCTCCACCCCTGGACAACAGGTGAAGAAAGTGGCGGTGGTGCGCACCCCTCCCAAATCACCTGGTTCACTGAGATCTCGCGCCCCGATCGCTCCTGTTGCACCCATGCCTGACCTGAAGAACGTCAAGTCCAAGATCGGCTCCACCGAGAACATCAAATACCAACCTGGAGGCGGGAAG GTTCAGATAGTGCACAAAAAGATCGACCTAAGCAACGTCCAATCAAAGTGTGGCTCCAAGGTCAACATTCATCACAAACCGG GAGGTGGAAATGTGGAGATCAAATCTGAGAAGCTGGATTTCAAAGGCCAGTCAAAAGTTGGATCTCTGGAGAACATTGGACATGTTCCTGGGGGCGGACAGAGGAGG ATTGAGAGCCACAAGCTGAGTTTCCGAGAGCAAGCCAAAGCACGCACCGACCACGGCGCTGAGATCGTGTACCAGTCCCCCGACATTTCCATGGATGGATCGCCCCGCCGCCTCAGCAACGTGTCTTCCTCCGGCAGCATCAACATGACCGACTCCCCACAACTGTCCACGCTAGCTGATCAGGTGTCGGCCTCCCTCGCTAAACAAGGCCTGTGA